The Agromyces sp. LHK192 genome includes a window with the following:
- a CDS encoding hemin ABC transporter substrate-binding protein has product MTRSTDPGRARTGRRALAAAVAIGALLLTGCTSTAGAGTAGAAGADASAEASVVCDSATAVIAALPDAAPPKGELTGPATACVPDSDIHAPDPIAPVLPVTVTDAQSTEVTVESADRILAIDVSGTLASTVFALGLGDRVVGRDASTGFAEAADLPLVTQNGHQLNGEAILALDPTVILTDSSVGPWDVVLQMRDAGIPVVVMSPERSMDTLGDLVTEVAGALGVAEAGVALADSATAAVEASAAGIDAIVPDEPAERLRMMFLYVRGAANVYYVFGEDSGADELIRALGGIDAAAEIGITDMRPMTAEAIVTAAPDVILVMSKGLESVGGVDGLLESVPAIAQTPAGEHRRIVDAADHLILSFGPDYSTVIDALGAALYADAPAGDS; this is encoded by the coding sequence GTGACCCGATCCACCGACCCAGGCCGCGCCCGCACCGGCCGTCGCGCCCTCGCCGCCGCCGTCGCGATCGGCGCACTGCTGCTCACCGGCTGCACCTCGACGGCGGGCGCCGGAACGGCGGGCGCCGCCGGCGCGGATGCCTCGGCCGAAGCATCCGTCGTCTGCGACTCGGCGACCGCGGTCATCGCCGCGCTGCCCGACGCGGCCCCTCCGAAGGGCGAGCTCACGGGCCCCGCGACCGCGTGCGTGCCCGACTCCGACATCCACGCGCCGGACCCGATCGCCCCGGTGCTCCCGGTCACGGTGACCGACGCGCAGAGCACCGAGGTCACGGTCGAGAGCGCCGACCGGATCCTCGCGATCGACGTCTCCGGCACGCTCGCGAGCACGGTGTTCGCCCTCGGACTCGGCGACCGCGTCGTCGGCCGCGACGCCTCCACCGGCTTCGCGGAGGCCGCCGACCTGCCGCTCGTCACCCAGAACGGGCACCAGCTCAACGGCGAGGCGATCCTCGCGCTCGACCCGACGGTGATCCTCACCGACAGCTCGGTCGGCCCCTGGGACGTCGTGCTCCAGATGCGCGACGCCGGCATCCCGGTCGTGGTCATGTCCCCCGAGCGCTCGATGGACACGCTCGGCGATCTCGTCACCGAGGTGGCCGGCGCGCTCGGCGTGGCCGAGGCGGGGGTCGCACTCGCGGACTCCGCGACCGCGGCCGTGGAGGCATCCGCCGCGGGCATCGATGCGATCGTGCCCGACGAGCCGGCCGAACGCCTCCGGATGATGTTCCTGTACGTTCGCGGCGCCGCGAACGTGTACTACGTGTTCGGCGAGGATTCCGGCGCCGACGAGCTCATCCGCGCGCTCGGCGGCATCGACGCGGCCGCGGAGATCGGCATCACGGACATGCGGCCGATGACGGCCGAGGCGATCGTCACCGCGGCGCCCGACGTGATCCTGGTGATGTCGAAGGGGCTGGAGTCGGTGGGCGGCGTCGACGGCCTGCTCGAGTCGGTCCCGGCGATCGCGCAGACCCCTGCCGGCGAGCACCGTCGCATCGTCGACGCGGCCGACCACCTGATCCTGAGCTTCGGACCCGACTACTCGACCGTGATCGACGCGCTCGGCGCCGCACTCTACGCGGATGCCCCGGCGGGCGACTCATGA